Proteins from one Gibbsiella quercinecans genomic window:
- a CDS encoding glycine zipper 2TM domain-containing protein, with protein MNKSMLAGIGIGIAAALGIAAVASMDVFSSGPQYAQVLSATPIKETIKTPRQECRNVTVTHRAPVQDENRIAGSVLGAVAGGVIGHQFGGGRGRDVATVVGALGGGYAGNQIQGSLQNNDTTSSVQQRCKTVYDKSQKMLGYDVTYKIGDQQGKIRMDRDPGTQIPLDRSGQLVLNRSDDNKA; from the coding sequence GTGAACAAGTCAATGTTAGCCGGTATCGGGATTGGTATTGCAGCTGCTCTGGGGATTGCTGCGGTTGCCAGCATGGATGTGTTTTCTTCTGGTCCGCAATATGCACAGGTATTGTCTGCCACACCGATCAAAGAGACCATCAAGACGCCGCGTCAGGAATGCCGCAATGTGACGGTGACGCACCGTGCGCCGGTGCAGGATGAAAACCGCATTGCCGGTTCCGTGCTGGGTGCGGTAGCTGGTGGGGTGATTGGTCATCAGTTCGGCGGTGGTCGTGGCCGTGACGTAGCGACCGTGGTGGGCGCATTGGGCGGCGGTTACGCCGGTAATCAGATCCAGGGTTCGTTGCAGAACAACGACACCACCTCCAGCGTGCAGCAGCGCTGTAAAACGGTCTACGACAAATCCCAGAAAATGCTGGGCTATGACGTGACCTACAAGATTGGCGATCAGCAGGGCAAGATTCGCATGGATCGCGATCCGGGTACCCAGATCCCGCTGGATCGAAGCGGCCAGTTGGTGCTGAACCGTAGCGACGACAATAAGGCGTGA